One window of Mesoplodon densirostris isolate mMesDen1 chromosome 15, mMesDen1 primary haplotype, whole genome shotgun sequence genomic DNA carries:
- the CABP7 gene encoding calcium-binding protein 7, whose amino-acid sequence MPFHPVTAALMYRGIYTVPNLLSEQRPVDIPEDELEEIREAFKVFDRDGNGFISKQELGTAMRSLGYMPNEVELEVIIQRLDMDGDGQVDFEEFVTLLGPKLSTSGIPEKFHGTDFDTVFWKCDMQKLTVDELKRLLYDTFCEHLSMKDIENIIMTEEESHLGTAEEGPVDVETCSNQQIRQTCVRKSLICAFAIAFIISVMLIAANQVLRSGMK is encoded by the exons ATGCCGTTCCACCCGGTGACGGCGGCGTTGATGTACCGGGGCATCTACACCGTGCCCAACCTGCTGTCGGAGCAGCGCCCCGTGGACATCCCTGAGGACGAGCTCGAGG AGATCCGAGAGGCCTTCAAAGTCTTCGACCGCGATGGCAATGGCTTCATCTCCAAGCAGGAGCTGGGCACGGCCATGCGCTCCCTGGGATACATGCCCAACGAGGTGGAGCTGGAGGTTATCATCCAGCGGCTGGACATGGACG GTGATGGCCAAGTGGACTTCGAGGAGTTTGTGACCCTCCTGGGACCCAAGCTCTCCACCTCGGGGATCCCAGAGAAATTCCACGGCACTGACTTCGACACTGTCTTCTGGAAG TGTGACATGCAAAAGCTGACCGTGGACGAGCTGAAGCGGCTGCTCTACGACACCTTCTGTGAGCACCTGTCCATGAAGGACATTGAGAACATCATCATGACGGAGGAGGAGAGCCACCTCGGCACGGCGGAGGAGGGCCCCGTGGACGTGGAGA CCTGCTCCAACCAGCAGATCCGTCAGACGTGTGTGCGCAAGAGCCTGATCTGCGCCTTCGCCATCGCCTTCATCATCAGCGTCATGCTCATCGCAGCCAACCAGGTGCTGCGCAGCGGCATGAAATAG